One Jannaschia sp. GRR-S6-38 genomic window carries:
- the xsc gene encoding sulfoacetaldehyde acetyltransferase has translation MKMTTEEAFVKTLQRHGIRHAFGIIGSAMMPISDIFPSAGITFWDAAHEGSAGFMADGYTRATGEMSMMIAQNGPGITNFVTAVKTAYWNHTPLLLVTPQAANKTIGQGGFQEVEQMKLFEDMVAYQEEVRDPSRIAEVLARVISKAKRLSGPAQINVPRDFWTQVVDIEIPDPIEFEVSPGGENSVKTAAQLIDSAKNPVILNGAGVVLSESGIAASMALAERLDAPVCVGYQHNDAFPGTHPLFAGPLGYNGSKAAMELIRDADVVLALGTRLNPFSTLPGYGMDYWPADAKIIQVDINPDRIGLTKKVTVGIVGDAAKVAHGILANLSDHAGDHERQARRDRIGQVKSAWKQQLASMDHEEDDPGTTWNERARAAKPDWMSPRMAWRAIQSALPREAIISSDIGNNCAIGNAYPDFDAGRKYLAPGLFGPCGYGLPSIVGAKIGQPDVPVVGFAGDGAFGIAVTELTAIGREEWPAITQVVFRNYQWGAEKRNSTLWFDDNFVGTELDTKVSYAGIAQACGLKGVQVRTMEETTEALREAIRAQMQDNTTTLIEVMLNQELGEPFRRDAMKKPVRVAGVAAADMAAE, from the coding sequence ATGAAGATGACCACCGAGGAAGCCTTCGTCAAAACGCTGCAGCGTCACGGGATCCGTCACGCCTTCGGCATCATCGGCTCGGCCATGATGCCGATCTCCGACATCTTCCCCTCCGCCGGCATCACCTTCTGGGACGCCGCGCATGAGGGCTCGGCCGGGTTCATGGCCGACGGCTACACCCGCGCCACCGGCGAGATGTCGATGATGATCGCCCAGAACGGCCCCGGCATCACCAATTTCGTGACCGCGGTGAAGACCGCCTACTGGAACCACACCCCGCTCCTGCTGGTCACGCCGCAGGCCGCCAACAAGACCATCGGCCAGGGCGGCTTCCAGGAGGTCGAGCAGATGAAGCTGTTCGAGGACATGGTCGCCTACCAGGAGGAGGTGCGCGACCCGTCCCGCATCGCCGAGGTGCTGGCGCGCGTGATCTCGAAGGCCAAGCGCCTTTCGGGGCCCGCGCAGATCAACGTGCCGCGCGATTTCTGGACCCAGGTCGTCGATATCGAGATCCCCGACCCGATCGAATTCGAGGTCTCGCCCGGCGGCGAAAACAGCGTGAAGACCGCCGCGCAACTGATTGATAGTGCGAAGAACCCAGTCATCCTGAACGGTGCGGGCGTGGTGCTGTCCGAGAGCGGGATCGCCGCCTCGATGGCGCTGGCCGAGCGGCTCGATGCGCCGGTCTGCGTCGGCTATCAGCACAACGACGCCTTCCCCGGCACCCACCCGCTTTTTGCCGGCCCGCTGGGCTATAACGGCTCGAAGGCGGCGATGGAGCTGATCCGCGACGCCGATGTCGTCCTGGCGCTCGGGACCCGGCTGAACCCCTTCTCGACCTTGCCGGGCTACGGGATGGATTACTGGCCGGCGGATGCGAAGATCATCCAGGTCGACATCAACCCCGACCGGATCGGGCTGACGAAGAAGGTCACCGTCGGCATCGTCGGCGACGCGGCCAAGGTCGCGCATGGCATCCTCGCGAACCTGTCCGACCATGCCGGCGACCACGAGCGCCAGGCGCGCCGCGACCGGATCGGGCAGGTGAAATCGGCCTGGAAGCAGCAGCTCGCCTCAATGGATCACGAGGAGGACGATCCCGGCACTACCTGGAACGAGCGCGCCCGCGCCGCCAAGCCCGACTGGATGAGCCCGCGCATGGCGTGGCGCGCGATCCAGTCCGCCCTGCCGCGCGAGGCGATCATCTCCAGCGACATCGGCAACAACTGCGCCATCGGGAACGCCTATCCCGATTTCGACGCGGGCCGGAAATATCTTGCCCCCGGCCTCTTCGGGCCCTGCGGCTACGGCCTGCCCTCGATCGTGGGCGCCAAGATCGGGCAGCCGGACGTGCCGGTCGTGGGCTTCGCGGGCGACGGCGCCTTCGGCATCGCGGTGACCGAACTGACCGCGATCGGCCGCGAGGAATGGCCCGCGATCACGCAGGTCGTGTTCCGCAACTACCAATGGGGCGCCGAGAAGCGGAACTCGACGCTCTGGTTCGACGACAATTTCGTGGGCACCGAGCTCGACACCAAGGTGAGCTATGCCGGCATCGCGCAGGCCTGCGGCCTGAAGGGCGTGCAGGTCCGCACCATGGAGGAGACGACCGAGGCGCTGCGCGAGGCGATCCGCGCGCAGATGCAGGACAACACGACCACGCTGATCGAGGTCATGCTCAACCAGGAGCTGGGCGAGCCCTTCCGCCGCGACGCGATGAAGAAGCCGGTGCGCGTGGCCGGCGTGGCGGCGGCGGACATGGCGGCGGAGTGA
- the pdxR gene encoding MocR-like pyridoxine biosynthesis transcription factor PdxR, whose amino-acid sequence MPIPVETFQLDPAHPGTLQRQLQELVTAGILSGRLRPGDRMPSTRGLARHLGISRITVTLAYTELVAGDYLTARGRSGYFVSETAPQPPVFPDPPEPVPSQVDWTRAIGQRFPEAPVLSRPEDWRRYRYPFIYGQTDPRLFDHSSWRRCALQALGARDFEVLTADSYGRDDPQLLDQITRQILPRRGIRAEPGQVLVTMGAQNALWIVAQILLTQRRNAVMEHPCYPALREVLHLSRCNTAAVEVDAQGLPPDAVPAGTDVLFVTPSHHCPTSATMPLERRRALLERAERDDFIVVEDDYEFELAFAASPAPALKSLDTGGRVVYIGSFAKSLFPGLRLGYMVAPEPLIREARTLRSLILRHVPGHTQRAAAYFLAQGHYDAQVQKMARAYRDRRSVTEAAIAEHGLSLAGASNFGGSSFWMRAPDGVRSDELAARLRERQVLIEPAGAFFGPGRDPGTHYRLAYSSIASPDIPEGIRRIAEAGAEMR is encoded by the coding sequence ATGCCCATTCCCGTCGAGACCTTCCAGCTCGATCCCGCGCATCCCGGCACCCTGCAGCGCCAGCTGCAGGAGCTGGTGACCGCCGGCATCCTGTCGGGACGGCTGCGGCCCGGCGACCGCATGCCCTCGACCCGCGGGCTGGCCCGGCATCTGGGCATCAGCCGCATCACCGTGACGCTGGCCTATACCGAGCTCGTCGCGGGCGACTACCTGACGGCGCGAGGCCGCTCGGGCTATTTCGTGTCCGAGACCGCGCCGCAGCCGCCGGTCTTCCCCGACCCGCCCGAGCCGGTGCCGAGCCAGGTCGACTGGACCCGCGCCATCGGCCAGCGCTTTCCCGAGGCGCCCGTCCTGTCGCGCCCGGAGGATTGGCGCCGCTACCGCTACCCGTTCATCTACGGCCAGACCGATCCGCGGCTCTTCGATCATTCCTCCTGGCGGCGCTGCGCGTTGCAGGCGCTGGGCGCGCGGGATTTCGAGGTCCTGACGGCCGACAGCTACGGGCGCGACGACCCGCAGCTTCTGGACCAGATCACCCGCCAGATCCTGCCGCGCCGCGGCATCCGGGCCGAGCCCGGCCAGGTTTTGGTTACGATGGGGGCGCAGAACGCGCTCTGGATCGTGGCGCAGATCCTGCTGACGCAGCGGCGCAACGCGGTGATGGAGCATCCCTGCTATCCCGCGCTGCGCGAGGTGCTGCACCTGTCGCGCTGCAACACCGCCGCCGTCGAGGTCGACGCGCAGGGCCTGCCGCCCGATGCCGTGCCGGCCGGGACCGACGTCCTGTTCGTGACGCCGTCGCATCACTGCCCCACCTCCGCGACGATGCCGCTGGAGCGACGGCGCGCCTTGCTGGAGCGGGCCGAGCGCGACGATTTCATCGTCGTCGAGGACGATTACGAGTTCGAGCTGGCCTTCGCCGCCTCGCCCGCGCCGGCGCTCAAATCCCTCGATACCGGCGGGCGCGTGGTCTATATCGGCAGCTTTGCCAAATCGCTCTTCCCCGGTCTGCGGCTGGGCTACATGGTCGCACCCGAGCCGCTGATCCGCGAGGCGCGGACGCTGCGGTCGCTGATCCTGCGCCACGTGCCCGGGCACACGCAGCGCGCCGCCGCCTATTTCCTGGCGCAAGGCCATTACGACGCGCAGGTCCAGAAGATGGCGCGCGCCTATCGCGACCGCCGTTCCGTGACCGAGGCCGCCATCGCCGAGCACGGGCTAAGCCTCGCCGGGGCGAGCAATTTCGGCGGCTCCTCCTTCTGGATGCGCGCGCCCGACGGCGTGCGATCCGACGAATTGGCGGCGCGGCTGCGCGAGCGGCAGGTCCTGATCGAGCCGGCCGGCGCCTTCTTCGGGCCGGGGCGAGATCCGGGCACGCATTACCGGCTGGCCTATTCCTCCATCGCCAGCCCCGACATTCCCGAGGGCATCCGCCGCATCGCCGAGGCCGGGGCGGAAATGCGCTGA